One Halobaculum roseum DNA segment encodes these proteins:
- a CDS encoding anaerobic glycerol-3-phosphate dehydrogenase subunit C, producing the protein MDLRPGADSCYKCTSCDTSCPVAEVDDSFPGPKFQGPEQWRLKRKEDTEIDDSITGCSNCMRCDGACPSDVPLSQMHNTARGEYVDNQMTKLSREYLRNRILANYGTLAGIGSKVPRLTNAIMGNSLVQKLNERVLGITAERDFPEFADQTFRSWWKQRGGPNVESDEKRIAYFHGDYANYNTVEVAKALVRVYEAFGYEILVPDQRCSGTPMFANGMLDDARRSAAVNVESLGDAIEQGYDVVASCTSCSMALRQEYPELFDFEGTETVAANTYDALEYLLINENVIDPLSEVDAADHDIPDFAYHAPCHSRNQGLDRQAVELFRHLDGVDVADVGDSCSGISGTYGWKEEKYEYSMEIGEEMFEHMEHAAGETGMTECPTCSMQMEHGTGYEIDHPLQVLEAALVDTDVEI; encoded by the coding sequence ATGGACCTGCGGCCGGGCGCCGACTCCTGTTACAAGTGCACCTCCTGTGACACCTCCTGTCCGGTCGCGGAGGTCGACGATTCCTTCCCGGGGCCGAAGTTCCAGGGCCCCGAGCAGTGGCGGCTCAAGCGCAAGGAGGACACCGAAATCGACGACTCGATCACCGGCTGTTCCAACTGCATGCGCTGTGACGGGGCGTGTCCCTCCGACGTGCCGCTGTCGCAGATGCACAACACCGCCCGCGGGGAGTACGTCGACAACCAGATGACGAAGCTCTCGCGGGAGTACCTCCGCAACCGCATCCTCGCCAACTACGGCACCCTCGCCGGCATCGGCTCGAAGGTGCCCCGGCTGACGAACGCGATCATGGGCAACTCGCTGGTCCAGAAACTCAACGAGAGGGTGCTGGGGATCACCGCCGAGCGCGACTTCCCGGAGTTCGCCGACCAGACGTTCCGGAGCTGGTGGAAGCAGCGCGGCGGCCCGAACGTCGAGAGCGACGAGAAGCGGATCGCGTACTTCCACGGCGACTACGCCAACTACAACACCGTCGAGGTGGCGAAGGCGCTCGTCCGCGTCTACGAGGCGTTCGGCTACGAGATCCTCGTGCCGGACCAGCGCTGCTCGGGCACGCCGATGTTCGCCAACGGGATGCTCGACGACGCGCGCCGCTCGGCCGCCGTCAACGTCGAGAGCCTCGGCGACGCCATCGAGCAGGGGTACGACGTGGTCGCCTCCTGCACCTCCTGCTCGATGGCGCTGCGGCAGGAGTACCCCGAGCTGTTCGACTTCGAGGGCACCGAGACGGTCGCGGCCAACACCTACGACGCGCTGGAGTACCTCCTCATCAACGAGAACGTCATCGACCCCCTGAGCGAGGTCGACGCCGCCGACCACGACATCCCCGACTTCGCGTACCACGCACCGTGTCACTCCCGCAACCAGGGGCTCGACCGGCAGGCGGTGGAGCTGTTCCGCCACCTCGACGGCGTCGACGTGGCGGACGTGGGCGACTCCTGCTCGGGGATCTCGGGGACCTACGGCTGGAAGGAGGAGAAGTACGAGTACTCGATGGAGATCGGCGAGGAGATGTTCGAGCACATGGAGCACGCCGCGGGCGAGACCGGGATGACCGAGTGCCCCACCTGCTCGATGCAGATGGAGCACGGCACCGGCTACGAGATCGATCACCCGTTGCAGGTGCTGGAGGCGGCCTTGGTCGACACCGACGTGGAGATCTGA
- the ileS gene encoding isoleucine--tRNA ligase: protein MDDSDISDQYTPEAVEAAVSERWDETDAYETAKEAHADDPSFFFVDGPPYTTGQMHLGTAWNKTLKDTVIRYTRMQGHDVTDRPGYDMHGLPIETKVEQELGFDTKQDIEEFGMENFIEECREFAVRNRENMDEDFQSIGAWMDWDDPYQTIEPEYMEAAWWALQRVHDRGLVEQGKRSISQCPRCETAIANNEVEYEEIESPSIYVKFPLRDREGSLVIWTTTPWTIPANTFIAVGSDLTYQEVEATKGGETERLFLAESTVEDALRRGRYDDYEVVAEYGGEELVGWTYDHPLAEEVPEHPSFEGAGEVYTADYVEADRTGLVHSAPGHGQEDFERGEELGLEAFCPVGGDGVYTDAGGDYAGQFVRDANDDIIADLEEKGLLLASETHEHSYGHCWRCDTPIVFLATDQWFIRITEIKDELLDNIDDAEWHPHSAREGRFRNFVEEAPDWNVSRQRYWGIPLPIWVPEDAETYDADELIVIGTREELAERVDQEVDPETIDLHRPSVDDLTITEDGTAYERVPDVFDVWFDSSVASLGTIGYPSDEADFEELWPADLIIEAHDQTRGWFWSQLGMGTAALGESPYDEVLMHGFTTMGDGSKMSKSKGNIVEPEEAIDAAGRDPLRCYLLSHEQQEKNLAFEWDGLHEMQSTLNILWNVFRFPLPYMRLDGYDPADPDLDAAELEVVDEWVLSRLQTVKAEMDAAWDDYEVDDALNALLDFVTGDVSRFYVKAIRERMWEDEDSASKRAAYDTMATVLGEVTRLLAPYAPYLTERMYQHLDGEATTVHQLDYPEVDEDLRDEQLETDMAVLRDVEEAAANARQRAERKLRWPVTRVVVESGEEATRASVSNLRDLLADRVNSRSVEVVDSYGELVEVAEPEMSKLGPAFGGDAQEVMGAIQGATRADLEASGRLAVEVDGEVYELDEEMVTFHSQAPEGVVSAEFDSGTVYVDTELTEDVESEGYARDVVRRIQEMRKELDLDVDERIRVSLDVADDRVAGFVEEHREYVAEETRADAFVDRDEADFDLVEEWTVEGVPVTIGVARVGAETPAGE, encoded by the coding sequence ATGGACGACAGCGACATCTCGGACCAGTACACGCCGGAGGCGGTGGAGGCCGCCGTCTCCGAGCGCTGGGACGAGACGGACGCCTACGAGACGGCGAAGGAGGCGCACGCCGACGACCCGTCGTTCTTCTTCGTCGACGGCCCGCCGTACACGACCGGCCAGATGCACCTGGGGACGGCCTGGAACAAGACCCTCAAGGACACCGTCATCCGCTACACTCGGATGCAGGGGCACGACGTGACCGACCGCCCCGGCTACGACATGCACGGGCTCCCCATCGAGACGAAAGTCGAGCAGGAGCTCGGCTTCGACACCAAACAGGACATCGAGGAGTTCGGCATGGAGAACTTCATCGAGGAGTGCCGGGAGTTCGCCGTCCGCAACCGCGAGAACATGGACGAGGACTTCCAGTCCATCGGCGCCTGGATGGACTGGGACGACCCCTACCAGACCATCGAGCCGGAGTACATGGAGGCCGCCTGGTGGGCGCTCCAGCGGGTTCACGACCGCGGGCTCGTCGAGCAGGGCAAACGCTCCATCTCCCAGTGCCCGCGATGTGAGACCGCCATCGCCAACAACGAGGTCGAGTACGAGGAGATCGAGTCGCCCTCGATCTACGTGAAGTTCCCCCTCCGCGACCGCGAGGGGAGCCTCGTCATCTGGACGACGACGCCGTGGACCATCCCCGCGAACACCTTCATCGCGGTCGGGAGCGACCTCACCTACCAGGAGGTCGAGGCGACGAAGGGAGGAGAAACGGAGAGGCTGTTCCTCGCGGAGTCTACCGTCGAGGACGCCCTCCGGCGCGGCCGCTACGACGACTACGAGGTCGTCGCCGAGTACGGCGGCGAGGAGCTGGTGGGCTGGACGTACGACCACCCGCTCGCCGAGGAGGTGCCCGAGCATCCGAGCTTCGAGGGCGCCGGCGAGGTGTACACCGCCGACTACGTCGAGGCCGACCGCACCGGGCTGGTCCACTCCGCCCCCGGCCACGGCCAGGAGGACTTCGAGCGCGGCGAGGAGCTGGGCCTGGAGGCCTTCTGCCCCGTCGGCGGCGACGGCGTCTACACCGACGCCGGCGGCGACTACGCGGGCCAGTTCGTCCGCGACGCCAACGACGACATCATCGCGGACCTGGAGGAGAAGGGCCTGCTGCTGGCGTCGGAGACGCACGAACACAGCTACGGGCACTGCTGGCGGTGTGACACGCCCATCGTCTTCCTCGCGACCGACCAGTGGTTCATCCGCATCACCGAGATCAAAGACGAGCTGCTGGACAACATCGACGACGCCGAGTGGCACCCCCACTCCGCCCGCGAGGGCCGCTTCCGCAACTTCGTCGAGGAGGCGCCCGACTGGAACGTCTCCCGGCAGCGCTACTGGGGCATCCCCCTCCCCATCTGGGTGCCCGAGGACGCCGAGACGTACGACGCCGACGAGCTGATCGTGATCGGCACGCGCGAGGAGCTCGCCGAGCGCGTCGACCAGGAGGTCGACCCCGAGACCATCGACCTCCACCGCCCCTCGGTCGACGACCTGACCATCACCGAGGACGGCACCGCCTACGAGCGCGTGCCGGACGTGTTCGACGTGTGGTTCGACTCCTCGGTCGCCAGCCTCGGCACCATCGGCTACCCGAGCGACGAGGCGGACTTCGAGGAGCTGTGGCCCGCCGACCTCATCATCGAGGCGCACGACCAGACCCGCGGGTGGTTCTGGTCGCAACTGGGCATGGGCACCGCCGCCCTCGGCGAGTCCCCGTACGACGAGGTGCTGATGCACGGGTTCACGACGATGGGCGACGGCTCGAAGATGTCCAAGTCGAAGGGGAACATCGTCGAGCCCGAGGAGGCCATCGACGCGGCCGGGCGCGACCCGCTGCGGTGTTACCTCCTCAGCCACGAGCAGCAGGAGAAGAACCTCGCGTTCGAGTGGGACGGCCTCCACGAGATGCAGTCCACCCTGAACATCCTCTGGAACGTCTTCCGGTTCCCGCTGCCGTACATGCGGCTGGACGGCTACGACCCGGCAGACCCCGACCTCGACGCAGCCGAGCTCGAGGTCGTCGACGAGTGGGTCCTCTCTCGCCTGCAGACCGTGAAAGCCGAGATGGACGCCGCGTGGGACGACTACGAGGTCGACGACGCGCTCAACGCCCTCCTCGACTTCGTCACGGGCGACGTGTCGCGCTTCTACGTGAAGGCCATCCGCGAGCGCATGTGGGAGGACGAGGACTCCGCCAGCAAGCGCGCCGCCTACGACACGATGGCGACCGTGCTCGGCGAGGTGACCCGGCTGCTGGCCCCGTACGCCCCGTACCTCACCGAGCGGATGTACCAGCACCTCGACGGCGAGGCGACGACTGTCCACCAGCTCGACTATCCCGAGGTCGACGAGGACCTGCGTGACGAGCAACTCGAAACCGACATGGCCGTCCTCCGCGACGTGGAGGAGGCCGCCGCGAACGCCCGCCAGCGCGCCGAGCGCAAGCTCCGCTGGCCGGTCACCCGCGTCGTCGTCGAGAGCGGCGAGGAGGCGACGCGCGCGTCGGTGTCGAACCTCCGCGACCTGCTCGCCGACCGCGTGAACAGCCGGTCGGTCGAGGTGGTCGACTCCTACGGCGAACTCGTCGAGGTCGCCGAACCCGAGATGTCGAAGCTCGGCCCCGCCTTCGGCGGCGACGCACAGGAGGTCATGGGAGCCATTCAGGGCGCGACGCGTGCGGACCTGGAGGCGAGCGGGCGGCTCGCGGTCGAGGTCGACGGCGAGGTGTACGAGCTGGACGAGGAGATGGTGACGTTCCACTCGCAGGCGCCCGAGGGCGTCGTGAGCGCGGAGTTCGACTCGGGGACGGTGTACGTCGACACCGAACTCACCGAGGACGTGGAGTCCGAGGGGTACGCCCGCGACGTGGTCCGCCGGATCCAGGAGATGCGCAAGGAACTCGACCTCGACGTCGACGAGCGCATCCGCGTCTCGCTGGACGTCGCCGACGACCGCGTCGCCGGCTTCGTCGAGGAGCACCGCGAGTACGTCGCCGAGGAGACCCGCGCCGACGCGTTCGTGGACAGGGACGAGGCCGACTTCGACCTCGTCGAGGAGTGGACCGTGGAGGGCGTCCCGGTGACGATCGGCGTCGCGCGGGTGGGGGCGGAAACCCCCGCCGGGGAGTGA
- a CDS encoding ArsR/SmtB family transcription factor, whose amino-acid sequence MATTDRLERLIADEVGECCAADVDDRLDDLHALAERARVADGGEAAELDALSALGSDTRYRLARLLAAADGELCVCELEPLVEVSSSAVSHALSTLTDAGLLVRRKEGKWRYYDTTERAEALLDALDATRGVDE is encoded by the coding sequence ATGGCTACGACCGACCGGCTCGAACGCCTCATCGCCGACGAGGTGGGCGAGTGCTGCGCGGCCGACGTGGACGACCGGCTCGACGACCTGCACGCGCTGGCCGAGCGCGCCCGCGTCGCCGACGGCGGGGAGGCGGCCGAGCTCGACGCGCTGTCGGCGCTCGGCAGCGACACGCGCTACCGGCTGGCGCGCCTGCTCGCCGCGGCCGACGGCGAGTTGTGCGTCTGCGAGCTTGAGCCGCTGGTCGAGGTGAGCTCCTCGGCGGTCAGTCACGCGCTATCGACGCTGACCGACGCCGGCCTGCTCGTCCGACGCAAGGAGGGCAAGTGGCGCTACTACGACACCACCGAACGCGCGGAGGCGCTGTTGGACGCGCTCGACGCGACCCGCGGGGTGGACGAATGA
- a CDS encoding universal stress protein, producing MIERVLVPMDESETAERALRHALEAHPEAEIIVLHVVGEPSGMMGAAASLALEEDAEQAGEDAADDLFSRAKEIAAEYDATVATEVGYGSPAKEIVRLAEGVDVVVIGSHTGGVAERLFVGNVARSIVQNSPVPVTVVH from the coding sequence ATGATCGAACGCGTCCTCGTCCCGATGGACGAGTCCGAGACGGCCGAGCGGGCGCTCAGACACGCGCTCGAGGCTCACCCGGAGGCGGAGATCATCGTCCTCCACGTCGTGGGCGAACCGTCCGGCATGATGGGGGCGGCCGCGAGCCTGGCCCTCGAGGAGGACGCCGAGCAGGCTGGGGAGGACGCCGCGGACGACCTCTTCTCGCGGGCAAAGGAGATCGCCGCGGAGTACGACGCGACGGTCGCGACCGAGGTGGGGTACGGGAGCCCCGCCAAGGAGATCGTCAGGCTGGCCGAGGGGGTCGACGTGGTCGTGATCGGGTCCCACACGGGGGGCGTGGCCGAGCGGCTGTTCGTCGGCAACGTCGCGAGGAGCATCGTCCAGAACTCGCCGGTCCCGGTGACGGTCGTCCACTGA
- the glpB gene encoding glycerol-3-phosphate dehydrogenase subunit GlpB, whose amino-acid sequence MAIESDVVVVGGGLAGATAALSAARGGAHVHLISANESTLRQASGLIDALGYPVADADRGAEGGGAGADAAAGPLADPFAGVDDLPADHPYRLVGADALRKGLGLFDDAVGDLYRGGHTDRNALVATTSGRAKPTARYPRSMAPGLVSDERSTLLVGFEAATDFDAPLAAERLSAAGVPFDVDGVTVAFPGEYRADAAVTRLAHALERDEDAGGDRTTRQRLADRVRPHLDDDERVGFPAILGDSHVEEVRADLSERLGVEVFEVPTGPPSLPGIRLSDRLFEALDDAGVSMTTGTPVVDFETEEDGAGDDRIDRVFIDRNGARIPYAAEQFVLATGGLVGKGLGSDRERATEAVFGCHVPQPDDRMEWSEGGAFADHAFARFGVRIDGRGRPLDADRAPEFGNLTAAGGVVGGADVAREKSASGVSLATGLVAGRTAAEEV is encoded by the coding sequence GTGGCGATTGAGTCGGACGTGGTCGTCGTCGGCGGCGGTCTCGCCGGCGCGACGGCGGCGCTGTCGGCGGCCCGCGGGGGCGCGCACGTCCACCTGATCTCCGCCAACGAGAGCACGCTCCGGCAGGCGAGCGGGCTGATCGACGCGCTCGGCTACCCCGTCGCCGACGCGGATCGGGGGGCCGAGGGCGGCGGTGCTGGCGCCGACGCGGCAGCCGGCCCGCTCGCGGACCCCTTCGCGGGGGTCGACGACCTCCCCGCCGACCACCCGTACCGACTGGTCGGCGCCGACGCGCTCCGAAAGGGGCTCGGCCTGTTCGACGACGCCGTCGGCGACCTGTACCGCGGGGGCCACACCGACCGCAACGCGCTCGTGGCGACCACCTCGGGGCGCGCCAAGCCGACGGCCCGGTACCCGCGGAGCATGGCGCCGGGGCTCGTCAGCGACGAGCGCTCGACGCTCCTCGTGGGCTTCGAGGCCGCGACGGACTTCGACGCGCCGCTCGCGGCCGAGCGCCTCTCGGCGGCGGGCGTCCCGTTCGACGTGGACGGCGTCACGGTCGCGTTCCCCGGCGAGTATCGCGCCGATGCTGCGGTGACGCGGTTGGCGCACGCGCTGGAGAGAGACGAGGACGCCGGAGGAGATCGAACGACCCGCCAGCGCCTCGCCGACCGCGTGCGCCCCCACCTGGACGACGATGAGCGCGTCGGATTTCCGGCGATCCTGGGCGATTCGCACGTCGAGGAGGTTCGCGCGGACCTCTCCGAGCGCCTCGGCGTCGAGGTGTTCGAGGTCCCGACGGGACCGCCGAGCCTCCCGGGGATCAGACTGTCGGACCGGCTGTTCGAGGCGCTCGACGACGCCGGCGTCTCGATGACGACGGGGACGCCGGTCGTCGACTTCGAAACCGAGGAGGACGGCGCCGGCGACGACCGGATCGACCGCGTGTTCATCGACCGGAACGGCGCGAGGATACCCTACGCGGCCGAGCAGTTCGTCCTCGCGACGGGCGGGCTCGTCGGGAAGGGGCTGGGCTCGGATCGCGAACGCGCGACCGAGGCGGTGTTCGGCTGCCACGTCCCGCAGCCGGACGACCGCATGGAGTGGTCCGAGGGGGGCGCGTTCGCGGACCACGCGTTCGCGCGCTTCGGCGTCCGGATCGACGGTCGCGGGCGACCCCTCGACGCGGACCGGGCGCCCGAGTTCGGGAACCTGACGGCCGCCGGCGGGGTCGTCGGCGGGGCGGACGTGGCCCGCGAGAAGTCGGCGAGCGGCGTTTCGCTCGCCACGGGACTCGTCGCGGGCCGAACCGCGGCGGAGGAGGTGTAA
- the glpA gene encoding anaerobic glycerol-3-phosphate dehydrogenase subunit GlpA: MSERTEVLVIGGGSTGCGVARDLATRGVDVTLVEQGNLTHGTTGRMHGLLHSGGRYAVSDQASARECIEENRVLRDIASHCVEMTGGLFVKRPEDTEEYFEEKLAGCRDCGIPAEVLTAEEAREVEPFLAGDIDRAIRVPDGAVDPFRLCVANAADAEAHGARIETHSPVTDVLVEDGEVVGCEVTHESGSGNRIHGREGGTEEIYADHVVNATGAWAGRVGDMAGVDVEVRPSKGVMTVMNVREVDTVINRCKPKGDADIVVPHETTCILGTTDEEVDDPEDYPEEAWEVDLMIEELSKLVPMLADARTIRSYWGVRPLYEPPGTGTEDPTDITRDFFLLDHDERDDLPGMTSIVGGKFTTYRLMAEQISDHVCDLLGVDAECTTADRPLPGSEDFSVLRDYMDEFGLRSPIGRRSVQRLGSRADEVLDTDEPNPVVCQCEAVTRAELRDAIDGSGSDLNAVRLRTRASMGNCQGGFCAHRMANELHDADEAFDRPTVDAALDELWQERWKGQRHALWGEQLSQAMLNHLLHATTFNRDGAAPEDFSAFDAGADESADGTGDSGGADDANDAGGTDDEPGPAAADGGVSTRDRGGDAGGD; the protein is encoded by the coding sequence ATGAGCGAACGAACCGAGGTGCTCGTGATCGGCGGCGGGTCGACCGGCTGCGGGGTGGCCCGCGATCTCGCCACCCGCGGGGTCGACGTGACGCTCGTCGAGCAGGGCAACCTCACGCACGGAACGACGGGGCGGATGCACGGCCTGCTCCACAGCGGCGGCCGGTACGCCGTTTCCGACCAGGCCAGCGCGCGCGAGTGTATCGAGGAGAACCGGGTGCTGCGCGACATCGCGAGCCACTGTGTGGAGATGACTGGGGGACTGTTCGTCAAGCGCCCGGAGGACACCGAGGAGTACTTCGAGGAGAAGCTGGCGGGGTGTCGCGACTGCGGCATCCCCGCGGAGGTGCTCACCGCCGAGGAGGCTCGGGAGGTCGAGCCGTTCCTCGCGGGCGACATCGACAGAGCGATCCGGGTGCCCGACGGCGCGGTCGACCCGTTCCGCCTGTGTGTCGCGAACGCCGCCGACGCCGAGGCCCACGGCGCGCGCATCGAGACGCACTCGCCGGTCACCGACGTGCTCGTCGAGGACGGCGAGGTCGTCGGGTGCGAGGTGACCCACGAATCGGGGTCGGGGAACCGGATCCACGGTCGCGAGGGTGGCACCGAGGAGATCTACGCCGACCACGTGGTCAACGCGACGGGCGCGTGGGCGGGCCGCGTCGGCGACATGGCCGGCGTCGACGTGGAGGTGCGCCCGAGTAAGGGCGTGATGACGGTGATGAACGTCCGCGAGGTCGACACGGTGATAAACCGCTGCAAGCCCAAGGGCGACGCCGACATCGTCGTCCCCCACGAGACGACCTGCATCCTCGGGACGACCGACGAGGAGGTCGACGACCCCGAGGACTACCCGGAGGAGGCGTGGGAGGTCGACCTCATGATCGAGGAGCTGTCGAAGCTCGTCCCGATGCTCGCCGACGCGCGGACCATCCGCTCGTACTGGGGCGTGCGCCCGCTGTACGAGCCGCCGGGCACCGGCACCGAGGATCCGACCGACATCACGCGCGACTTCTTCCTGCTGGATCACGACGAGCGCGACGACCTGCCGGGGATGACCTCCATCGTCGGCGGGAAGTTCACCACCTACCGGCTGATGGCCGAGCAGATCTCCGACCACGTCTGTGACCTCCTCGGCGTCGACGCCGAGTGCACCACGGCGGACCGACCCCTGCCCGGCAGCGAGGACTTCTCCGTACTGCGCGACTACATGGACGAGTTCGGCCTGCGCTCGCCGATCGGCCGCCGGAGCGTCCAGCGGCTCGGATCACGCGCCGACGAGGTGCTCGACACCGACGAGCCGAACCCGGTCGTCTGCCAGTGCGAGGCCGTCACCCGCGCGGAACTCCGGGACGCCATCGACGGCTCGGGGTCGGACCTGAACGCGGTCCGCCTGCGGACCCGCGCGTCGATGGGCAACTGTCAGGGCGGCTTCTGCGCCCACCGGATGGCGAACGAGCTCCACGATGCCGACGAGGCGTTCGACCGACCGACCGTCGACGCCGCCCTCGACGAACTGTGGCAGGAGCGCTGGAAGGGGCAGCGCCACGCGCTGTGGGGCGAACAGCTCTCGCAGGCGATGCTCAACCATCTGCTGCACGCGACGACGTTCAACCGCGACGGCGCAGCGCCCGAGGACTTCTCGGCGTTCGACGCCGGCGCGGACGAATCGGCGGACGGGACGGGCGACTCCGGCGGCGCCGACGACGCGAACGACGCCGGCGGCACTGACGACGAACCCGGGCCGGCTGCCGCCGACGGCGGCGTGTCCACCCGCGACCGCGGGGGTGACGCGGGTGGCGATTGA
- the arsB gene encoding ACR3 family arsenite efflux transporter, which produces MSGEPAGAHEHGPNCGCDACGDPRSMDFLDKYLTVWIVGAMAVGVGLGYVAPSVTRPIRDLHLVEIGLIAMMYPPLAKADYSRLRTVFGNWRVLGLSLVQNWLIGPTLMFGLAVVFFGGVVPGLPARPEYFLGLVFIGMARCIAMVLVWNELADGSTEYVTGLVAFNSLFQILTYGVYVWFFALVLPPLLGMESLVAGITTFDIAPMQVFEAIVVFLGIPFAAGFLSRYVGTQVKSEAWYEDEFVPRVDPLTLVALLFTVVVMFATQGGNIVAAPGDVLLIAVPLTIYFVVMFLVSFGMGRGVGADYSTTTAIGFTAASNNFELAIAVAVAVFGVGSGVAFATVVGPLIEVPVLLALVSVALYFQRRFDWTGRDDGRGTTTPAESPGDD; this is translated from the coding sequence GTGAGCGGCGAGCCGGCCGGGGCCCACGAGCACGGGCCGAACTGCGGCTGTGACGCCTGCGGCGACCCGCGCTCGATGGACTTCCTCGACAAGTACCTCACCGTCTGGATCGTCGGGGCGATGGCGGTCGGTGTCGGCCTCGGGTACGTCGCGCCGTCGGTGACACGGCCGATTCGTGACCTCCACCTCGTCGAGATCGGCTTGATCGCGATGATGTACCCGCCGCTGGCGAAGGCGGACTACTCGCGGCTGCGGACCGTCTTCGGCAACTGGCGCGTGCTCGGCCTGAGCCTCGTGCAGAACTGGCTCATCGGGCCGACGCTGATGTTCGGGCTCGCGGTCGTGTTCTTCGGCGGCGTCGTTCCGGGGCTGCCCGCCCGCCCGGAGTACTTCCTCGGGCTGGTGTTCATCGGGATGGCCCGGTGTATCGCGATGGTGCTCGTGTGGAACGAGCTCGCGGACGGCTCGACCGAGTACGTCACCGGACTGGTCGCGTTCAACAGCCTGTTCCAGATCCTCACCTACGGGGTGTACGTCTGGTTCTTCGCGCTCGTACTCCCGCCACTGCTCGGGATGGAGTCGCTCGTCGCCGGGATCACGACGTTCGACATCGCGCCCATGCAGGTGTTCGAGGCGATCGTCGTGTTCCTCGGGATCCCGTTCGCCGCGGGCTTCCTGAGTCGATACGTCGGCACCCAAGTGAAGAGCGAGGCGTGGTACGAGGACGAGTTCGTGCCGCGCGTGGACCCGCTGACGCTCGTCGCGCTGCTGTTCACGGTGGTCGTGATGTTCGCGACGCAGGGCGGCAACATCGTCGCGGCGCCCGGCGACGTGCTGTTGATCGCGGTGCCGCTCACGATCTACTTCGTCGTGATGTTCCTCGTCAGCTTCGGGATGGGGCGCGGCGTCGGCGCGGACTACTCGACGACGACCGCGATCGGCTTCACCGCCGCCTCGAACAACTTCGAACTCGCGATCGCCGTCGCCGTGGCGGTGTTCGGCGTCGGCTCCGGCGTCGCGTTCGCGACCGTCGTGGGGCCGCTCATCGAGGTCCCGGTGCTGCTCGCGCTGGTCAGCGTCGCGCTGTACTTCCAGCGGCGCTTCGATTGGACGGGCCGCGACGACGGCCGCGGGACGACGACCCCCGCCGAGTCGCCGGGCGACGACTGA
- a CDS encoding low molecular weight phosphatase family protein, protein MSDEVGPGGAEDAGDADGAGDDPVRLAFVCVQNAGRSQMSYAFAEREVERRGLGHRVELLTGGTHPADHVHEEVVDAMAEVGSDVSDRTPRAVTDDELNDCDYVATMGCSTLSLAEGVEARDWALADPDGKSPEEVAAIRDEIESLVVALFDEAFGTREGDEDDGGVGR, encoded by the coding sequence ATGAGCGACGAGGTCGGTCCCGGGGGTGCGGAGGACGCCGGCGACGCCGACGGTGCGGGCGACGACCCCGTCCGCCTCGCGTTCGTCTGCGTGCAGAACGCCGGGCGCTCGCAGATGTCGTACGCCTTCGCCGAGCGCGAGGTCGAGCGCCGCGGGCTCGGCCACCGCGTGGAACTGCTGACCGGCGGGACCCACCCCGCCGATCACGTCCACGAGGAGGTCGTCGACGCGATGGCCGAGGTCGGGAGCGACGTGTCCGACCGGACCCCGCGGGCGGTGACCGACGACGAGCTGAACGACTGCGACTACGTCGCGACGATGGGCTGCTCGACGCTGTCGCTGGCAGAGGGTGTCGAGGCGCGCGACTGGGCGCTCGCTGACCCCGACGGCAAGTCGCCCGAGGAGGTGGCGGCGATCCGCGACGAGATCGAATCGCTGGTCGTCGCGCTGTTCGACGAGGCGTTCGGAACCCGCGAGGGCGACGAGGACGACGGCGGTGTCGGTCGGTGA
- a CDS encoding DUF7500 family protein, with translation MSDADGSDPDPADAEEEPVRDVVRVDDAGDEAGDDSGDDDGADGRPPVGRDGVVDPDDLDIRGRDGVDETDDGRYVISTGGGRHDDLRDEVPDGERHDREVGADGWAGADGRADGQADVDDPDPTASSAPSPPDRDAAGDPLEAVADELGALSASHGFALAVAAGGETDTLRVASGDPTDTLATALRWYARRVNPGEPAEETISKLLAASDLNVE, from the coding sequence ATGAGCGACGCAGATGGCTCCGACCCGGATCCGGCTGACGCCGAGGAGGAGCCGGTCCGGGACGTCGTCCGCGTCGACGACGCCGGGGACGAAGCCGGCGACGACTCGGGAGACGACGACGGCGCGGACGGCCGTCCGCCGGTCGGCCGCGACGGCGTGGTGGACCCGGACGACCTCGACATCCGCGGCCGCGACGGCGTCGACGAGACCGACGACGGGCGGTACGTCATCTCCACCGGCGGAGGGCGACACGACGACCTCCGCGACGAGGTCCCCGACGGCGAGCGACACGACAGGGAGGTCGGCGCCGACGGATGGGCCGGTGCCGACGGGCGGGCCGACGGGCAAGCGGACGTGGACGACCCCGATCCGACAGCCTCGTCGGCGCCGTCTCCGCCGGATCGGGACGCAGCCGGCGACCCGCTGGAGGCGGTGGCGGACGAACTCGGCGCGCTCTCGGCGTCACACGGCTTCGCGCTCGCGGTCGCGGCTGGCGGGGAGACCGACACTCTCCGGGTCGCGTCGGGCGATCCGACGGACACGTTGGCGACGGCCCTGCGCTGGTACGCCCGCCGCGTCAACCCGGGCGAACCGGCCGAGGAGACGATCTCGAAACTGTTGGCGGCGTCGGACTTGAACGTCGAGTAG